DNA sequence from the Vanessa tameamea isolate UH-Manoa-2023 chromosome 21, ilVanTame1 primary haplotype, whole genome shotgun sequence genome:
CATTGGTACTTATAAATATGTTCGAGGTTTAACTATgcgaaaacaaaattataattttaaaaattatcggATTCAGTTACGATGTTCCATAACATCACAGATTTTTATCTAAATCATTTTATCATAACATTCTCTTCTttggtattattattagaacCTTAGAAATatcttagaatataattttatgttcattacagaaaataatattaatatacgtacCTTGTTGCCACTTTGACCATCACATTCGTGGTGAAAATATATGACGAGAAAAAGACCCAAAACACATCGTAAAGCAGCAGTCCCGTCAGCAACAACGTTGAAACCTTTAGCGAAGGTAATCGGATCAGTGCGATGAATGTTACGCACAGACCCATGCCCATAGCtagaataaacaaatacaagcaAATTACAACCAGACTCTATTGGTATGGTACGGTCCCTCTTAAGATCTGAAAGTACTGAGTTTTTGCCGTCTGTTGTTGGTGCATTTAATTCAATCCTATAAAATTACTCGAAGTGTGCTTGtctgagtctacttgaatatagaataattttattattattttttatataagcacAACAACGTAAGACGACTATCATCAATATCTTCATATCAGATCCTAACATTAATAGAAGTTATAGTGTTTAAAAGAACACACATTCGAATCCAGTGGCAggaggaataaaaataaataaaaactttacacTAAAATTGACATGACATCATTAATCGAGATCAaaaattatctatgatattaattgtGTATACGTGAAAATGAGGCAGATTGAATGTGTGGATGTAACTAGTTGAATTGAataatgttgtataataaataaagatatattaatcaagaactgttcaTAGTGCAAATATAGCAAAACTGTTAGCAAaccataaatctaaggtttaatTGTCTTAACTCCGTCTGCTTACCGTCCATGAGCAGCCAGTGGCCGGTGAGCACCCACACGGCGACGATGGCGGCGGCGAGCAGCGCGGCGGCCAGCTCGGGCGCCGAGTAGCGGCCGCACAGCGCGCGCGACGCGCCCGAGCCGCCCGCCACGTACTGGCACAGCGGCGTCAGCAGGAACGCCAGCGCCGCGCACGCTATTACTGCGGGGCGGATGAGTTcgtgtaatatgttttatagcATCATCATTCCTTTAACCCATTAATTTTGGATCGGTGCTGCAGGTAATCGGCATTTGCTCAGCAATGCCCGTCATTGCGTAGACGTAGTCACTGACTGAATTTAATGTTCGTTATGATCTCATGCTGGGATACTATAAAAACCCATTTAGTAGCGTCAGCGTGGTATTAACaggttttgtaattattattttttgtaaaaatcccAAGTATATTCGggaagatttaaattaaaagtgaaacAAAGCCAGCGCAACAAAACtgagtacatattatatgtgaGTAGAATGTAGTGTCGAATTAATTACCAAACtaccataattatattgaagattatatttttaatcggcTCGATTTATGTCACTACAGGTAGGGAGGAGGCACTGATTAAAAACTTTCGTATTTAAACTTTGGATGTATGGGCGATGAAAAGACTCGACGAAgtttgttgattatttttaattacttttttatacttactaGCTGTGCAAATAGCTACAAGAGTCTGCATGGAGTCGAAGAAGAAAAACATGATGAGCAGTGCTACGGATGAGCCTAGCGGGAAGCACAGTGCTTGCATCGTGCTCAACGTTTGTACGTCTgaaaatttttaagtttttattaaaaaaatatctgtggtGCCCGGTTTTACCcgagttaaatttatatcacaTACTATTCACGAAATCGTATATCTATTTCAATTAGGGATTTGCAATTTTAACGTGTTACTTAATTAGTTGGTTACATAATATTCGAGATGACCCGGTGGCTAGATCACGtgactaaaaagtaaaaataatattaaagatgtaTCTTCTTTGGTGAGATAAGATGTTCGTATGAATTACGTTAGCATCAATAGTTttgttcttttaataattaattttaaaacaagggttttactatttttgaatttactaaaaatgtttGGTTAAGTACAGgtgataaatttaatgtaattatagatCCGTTAAATAGCACAtttagtatttaactaaaatttaaacgaaGAATCTCTTACATTGGCCGGAAATGTACTTTCGAAAGTTTTCGAACCGATAGTCTAAACGATTTGATAAACAGCCGATACCGTTACTTCAAAACCGGAAATCaatcattaaattgtttatattaaatctcaTTAAAATACCGTAGTGAACTAACGTATTCCTTTTTAGATATATACATCTTATAGGTATATATAGCTGTCCGTTGCCACTTcgtacgaataaaatattgattaaattttttactttttaacaacTACTCGACAATGACCTTCATAAAAAGTTACCCCTCCCATTTTCTAATGCATTCCTATTACAATATTCCTAAGCGTACTTATGAAATGGACTAAGCATGAAATTGTAAACGAAACCATTcttaatatcattattacaattttttttttcttaatagatGTAATTTACCAACTGATCTAAAACGACATTACACATTACTATTAACGAGCTTATACTACTAACGTACGatctaaaatataatgtacgttctgtctataattacactgaATTATATCATCATTTAAGCTTGAATACTACAACagtaagtattgatgtttgacgGTAAAATAACGGACATTATACCACAATCAATCAATCTAgagcatgaaaaaaaaaattaaaactttcctTTTCTTAAGTCTCTCGATCAATGTCAATGAAAGTGTAAGAAATAATACTCACTATTATTAGAAGAGGAGGTGGTGGACGGCTTGCCGCCGAGTAGAGTTGCCTCTCTTTCCTTCTCTGCCCTCTCTCTTGCCTCCCGCTCCATGTTTAGCGAACGAAAGCTACCGTATACTATCAGCAGCATTGAAATTAGGCATGCTGACACTCTGAAACAGCAATTATAaccattacatataatataaacaaataatttctaGTTGTATTTATTACCACTATGGAatggtttcaaataaatattattttacaataaatatcgaGCTAATAGATATATCTCTCAAGCCGAAGTAGATTCAACCGTGATCTACGATCATCAtcatttttgtcatttattattagaaCAACAAAGAAGTATGCACCACATCACaagtattaaagtaattaaaagataaagacAGAAAATGATTACGTTAAATATTCAAACGGAGGAGGATGTTTGAAACAGAGATTTCAATTCTTGAATGGTAGACGCGTAGACGGATCGTCTTGATGGAAAGTTAaagaacagttttatttatttttttcccatCACGGGCCCGAAGGGCTGTGTCGACGGTAGATGGCAACATTATCGGGTACGCTTTAAGCTGTAGTACAATCCATACCTCTGTCCGCTTTGGGCAGAAGAACTTTATGGAACTAAAGCCGATAGAATTCGCTGTTGCATTTCATTCATTACAATGATCAAGTACACTGCACATTCCAGCAGGGCCATACATGTATAGTGAATATTGTTGGTATATCATAACATAAGTACAAGTGAATAATAATGAAGATCATTACGGTACGAACTacgtattttcatattattagtaCGCTTCTGTTCTGTTTATTAGGATATATTGCACTAAATTTTACGCTCAATAATTATCTaacttaattattgtttaataataacttgAAACATGTAACAGtaacataacaaaacaataaataatatcggtTCAACGACTCTCAGTAcacaattaatttatgtaaatatatgataacgATAGATAGCATTAAATTCGTTACAATTGAACATGCGAGGTACATTTAAGACGAACCTAATGACCTGCACTAATTAACCGCTAGACATCTAAGCGTCTTAAGTATCTGTATCCTGTTCCTTCGAAAAATATCATACAATGCAACAGTACATGTTTATAATTTGCTACCTATTCTGATGTCGGGTAATGTATGAATTTCGTGTCTATTGAGATATTGATCTTTATCtctacattgtataaaacaaagtcgttgaCTAGGCAACggatattaatgtaattttcataaaaaaaaacagagtgATTTAAGAGGAATGTATAATATGATAACATTTATGGTGTGTAACTCCTGGATGGTTTAGTATTAGACTCTGTAGGTGGTGCTGCAAatgggaataaaataaaattcttatttcacacTAAAGAAGTCGGGACGAAGCAGTACATACATTTGCTAACCGATCTGTTTAACAGTTCTATGCATCGTACAATACGCTCCgcgtattttattacgtttctTTAAACATctcgtaatatttctaaaaccaCCGATTCGTATTGCATATGTgaaagtaaatatgtatgtatctacttacatgaaacatttaaaattaatatgatatttattttcataagaatGAATGGGTCACTTTTTTTGACAGCGACAATTTTTTCTTCGACTGCTTACaatcgtaaatattaaaacgaaagtTCAATATCAAAAAAACCACTAGTtctgacatatttattttaaaaatagaattatatctTACAATCTTTTCAATCTGAGTGTGATTTCATCAAATgcataaattcattaaatttaaagataaagttaattaaatttaaaaaaagagcgaggttgtttatttttatatctcgaTACATTCGGcgatattaatcatttttgttattgaatacGTCAAgcatgattaat
Encoded proteins:
- the LOC113404656 gene encoding signal peptide peptidase-like 3 gives rise to the protein MAQVGANMEYQEYKWAYSIMDSSKVSACLISMLLIVYGSFRSLNMEREARERAEKEREATLLGGKPSTTSSSNNNVQTLSTMQALCFPLGSSVALLIMFFFFDSMQTLVAICTAIIACAALAFLLTPLCQYVAGGSGASRALCGRYSAPELAAALLAAAIVAVWVLTGHWLLMDAMGMGLCVTFIALIRLPSLKVSTLLLTGLLLYDVFWVFFSSYIFTTNVMVKVATRPAENPMNVVARRLQLGGAMRDAPKLSLPAKLVFPSMHHQGHFSMLGLGDIVMPGLLLCFVLRYDAYKKATLVCQMGQVPGPRSMGSRLTYFHCSLLGYFLGLLTATVSAEVFKAAQPALLYLVPFTLLPLLTMAYVKGDLRRMWSEPFIAPTTGKLGADFDV